From Vibrio gigantis:
TTACTTGTCGGCACAAAAAGTGATTCAGAATGCGTCTATGTCCGGCGACTGCACTGTAATTTTGAAACTGATCCCTTCCGAGAAGTACATTAAAACCATGTTGAATCGATTTGAAGGTATGGAAGGCATGGAGCAGTACGCGTCATCACCGGTTATCTCTTTTTCGGGCTCACGCGTAAAAGATGAAAGCACACGTCGTACTCGTAATATGAAGAAGCAGGGTACTGCAAACAAGACCATCGATGCACTCAAGGCGGAGCTGGTGGACCAAACTGATGTCAGTAAATTCCAACTGTACCAGTACGCACCTATCCGCGATTGGTTAACGGATGAAGTCTTCACGGCCTTAGAGTTAGCCGGAAAGAAGCCTTTGACGAAGAACCTCCCTGGTATTCAAAATGCTATTCCAGCATTCATGCCCGACTTTGCTTTGTTGTTGGCCATCTATGGAAATGCCGCGCAAGAAGCATGTGAGATTTCAGTCGGACAAAAACATGGTGCTGGGTGTTCAGGTAAAGCTCGATATGGGTGCTTGATCTGTACTCAAGTTGGCACCATTGATAAAACTCAAACAAGTTTAGCTAAACAAGACCGATGGAATATCCTCGGTCAAGAGGAAGCTTTGCGTTTACGTGATTACATGTTCCGCCTGTCTGCGAACATGAGAGCTCGTGCTTTGCATGCCAAAGGGTACGACAGTGTTGGTTTTGGCAGAATTGCACTTCAACCTAATGTCTTGAAACCTCGCTACTTGGAGAAGTTAGTCAGACTTTTTGCTCAGTTATCGATTCTTTCAGAAAACAGGGCTGCAGAGTTCCGTCAACTTATTGCCGAAGGCAAAGAGGATACACATCCCGGCATTGTAGAGATCCAAAATGATGTGACGTTGAATGCGAAAGCGAGACGTGGTTATTTGGCTATGTATAAAGCTCAAGCGGTGAATCCACAAATCAAACTATTCTCTGAACGTCACGCAGTGTACCTAAGCTATCGCTGGGGCATTGACGGTATAGCAAGCCTTCCATTTAGACCACTTGCTATCTGGCGTGATCTTCACTTAAGACCTGAGTCATGGATTCCGTTTCCGAAAACCAATGCAGAGTGGGAAGCGGAAACGGGGAAGACCATCAAGTTAGTTGACCCGCAATATCCTCTCCCTGAAGCAGTAATGATGCCTGTGTTCAAAAAAGAGGAACCGAACCATTATGTGGCCAACCACCGTGCGCTGCTGTCGTATTGGCGACGCCCGATTGATACCTCGGATATCACTAACGAAGCAGGCTTCAACAATTGCACGCTTGAGCGTAATCCCCAACACAATACGCCAGTCAAAGTGGAAATGTCGGTTTCACATTCATTCAATGACACGCAAGTTGACGATGGCCAGTATCAGCTGAGTGCAAACATCAAAGGTGAAGTGCATCTGGTCGATATCGGGTCTGTTACCTTTGGTACGCCCGAAATGGGGAAGGTACGCATTGACGGAAAATTGGTATCGAAGTCTTTTGAGTCAGAGTATCTATCTACCACGTTCACTGAGTTGGCCACTAATCGCATCAACAATGTAATGGAAGCGATCTCCGATACACTAGTTCAACGTGATTTCGTAAGCTTACAATCTGCCCAGCAATTCGTTAACAAAGCCCTCGCTACTGAGTTTCCTTCAAAGAAACCGACTTTACTTACTCAGGCTATCCCGTATTTAAAGAGTGCGGTGCTAGGTGTGGCGTATAACGAGAAACCGAGAAAGGTGTCAGCAAAAGCCCATTTCACAAAGCGAGTAGTACGAACTCAAAATGGTAAGCTTACGAAATCGAATACCCGCGTTAAATTCTATCCATTGTCAGTAGATTCGCGCTTACATCTTGCCCATGCCAATAAGTTAAATGGCCTTAATGTTGACTTTGGGTATGCATATGAAAAAGAAGTTAGCGTGCAAACTGAGCTCATTAACTGCCATGGAGAGCTGGTGGATGGTGCAAAAATCGCCGTCACCGAACAGTCCATAGAGATGTTTAAGAGACTGGGTGGCTTTGAACGTGCATTGGATGTACATGATTCACACTTAGCTCGTGCGCTCCGTCATCGTGGCCCAGTAAGAAAGTTTATATCAACGTGTCCAGCTGAAATGTTGAATACGATGGGGGGCGTGGTCGTGTCACCTTCATATATCGCTAAGTACCGTGAACTTCTCAAACGTACTCAACTGTTCGCAGAACTCGGCGCTTTGGACTATCAATCAATGTCTGTTGAGGAAATCCAAAAACAGCCTTGGGCTATTACCATGAAGCAACACAGGATGGATAAAGTGGGTGTACTTCGTGTTGTGCGTGAACTAAGAAATAAGCAAAGGAAACAGGTAAAGGCGGCTTTGCATGCGGGAACGCCACATCAAGAGTCACTGCTACAGGTTCAACAGTTGTTTAACCTTGCTCAACAATATGTGGAAGAAGGGTTTGATACGTTATCTACATCGATATTTAACGTCCAGTTTAATACTCACGAGATTAGTCACACTCAAAGGGCTGCGGCATACAAAGCATGGTTACTGCTCAATCAAGATGCGCTGTCTTCATTTAATGAATTGCAACGCATGGCGCTGACCCCATCGCAAAGGAACCATCTTTCTCTGGATGCGTCTTTTCTAACTCGCCTTGCTACTGTTACAGAAAAAGCCATGAGCGAACTGAGTAAAACTGCCATAGGAGTTGTTCAAAAGTGGCAGCCGATGGTTCAAGCGGCTCAGTCAATACGCGATAAAATTGAAATCGCAGAGAAGTCAGGTGTAGACGAAACACAAAACCGCGATCATCACCTTGAGATGTATAAACTAGCGATCACTCAATATCATCCACAGTCAGCTGGTGCGTTATTTGAACCGTCAGCGTCT
This genomic window contains:
- a CDS encoding adenine nucleotide alpha hydrolase family protein; this translates as MTLLVSTAQDALSSQLYALHMGIIDRFNDTVRETRSLIEADEKYICHEGLSMGKDSTLVALCLIEAYKQSIAEGKIEPSRPLMISTVNPGAEALPMQMYSEYAAPFLKAYAKDCGINLFYDCVAPDFHEEYANRYLSAQKVIQNASMSGDCTVILKLIPSEKYIKTMLNRFEGMEGMEQYASSPVISFSGSRVKDESTRRTRNMKKQGTANKTIDALKAELVDQTDVSKFQLYQYAPIRDWLTDEVFTALELAGKKPLTKNLPGIQNAIPAFMPDFALLLAIYGNAAQEACEISVGQKHGAGCSGKARYGCLICTQVGTIDKTQTSLAKQDRWNILGQEEALRLRDYMFRLSANMRARALHAKGYDSVGFGRIALQPNVLKPRYLEKLVRLFAQLSILSENRAAEFRQLIAEGKEDTHPGIVEIQNDVTLNAKARRGYLAMYKAQAVNPQIKLFSERHAVYLSYRWGIDGIASLPFRPLAIWRDLHLRPESWIPFPKTNAEWEAETGKTIKLVDPQYPLPEAVMMPVFKKEEPNHYVANHRALLSYWRRPIDTSDITNEAGFNNCTLERNPQHNTPVKVEMSVSHSFNDTQVDDGQYQLSANIKGEVHLVDIGSVTFGTPEMGKVRIDGKLVSKSFESEYLSTTFTELATNRINNVMEAISDTLVQRDFVSLQSAQQFVNKALATEFPSKKPTLLTQAIPYLKSAVLGVAYNEKPRKVSAKAHFTKRVVRTQNGKLTKSNTRVKFYPLSVDSRLHLAHANKLNGLNVDFGYAYEKEVSVQTELINCHGELVDGAKIAVTEQSIEMFKRLGGFERALDVHDSHLARALRHRGPVRKFISTCPAEMLNTMGGVVVSPSYIAKYRELLKRTQLFAELGALDYQSMSVEEIQKQPWAITMKQHRMDKVGVLRVVRELRNKQRKQVKAALHAGTPHQESLLQVQQLFNLAQQYVEEGFDTLSTSIFNVQFNTHEISHTQRAAAYKAWLLLNQDALSSFNELQRMALTPSQRNHLSLDASFLTRLATVTEKAMSELSKTAIGVVQKWQPMVQAAQSIRDKIEIAEKSGVDETQNRDHHLEMYKLAITQYHPQSAGALFEPSASHLRPNLTNLKLMLEKQLEKMHNATEWYTDLAHSISVESATLKSKAVSKVDLSTRLTYCANLSTAPTNKPVAPSLEVPVIVNDNLVLERVLETKPTAKPVKRAAKKSNALESMLAYQSKQEVLGHV